A genomic segment from Limibacillus halophilus encodes:
- a CDS encoding response regulator transcription factor, with protein sequence MKRKSPDLDDQDQSHRSCIAIVDDDPLFRESIAQNLIESGYEVTDYDAGKAFLSALSDGASADLVLLDWKMPEMNGIEVLRQLRTQRPELPVIFLTVLSDQIYEEAALLGGAVDFVEKSRSFSIILRRVENILDRREAAAGADAPKKTNVASEFNLGALRLDSASRRGYWRDQELELTLTEFAIIEALAGRRGKDVSYREIYDVVRGRGFQAGFGGEGYRANVRSAIKRVRQKFRDLDPDFDCIENYPGFGYRWNTVDNT encoded by the coding sequence ATGAAGAGAAAATCGCCAGATCTGGATGACCAGGACCAAAGTCACAGGTCATGCATAGCGATCGTTGACGATGATCCTCTGTTCAGAGAGTCCATCGCTCAAAACCTGATCGAATCCGGTTATGAAGTAACGGACTATGATGCCGGGAAGGCTTTTCTTTCTGCTCTTTCGGACGGCGCCTCGGCCGATTTGGTTCTCCTGGATTGGAAGATGCCGGAGATGAATGGCATCGAGGTGCTGCGTCAACTGCGGACGCAGCGACCTGAACTGCCGGTCATTTTTCTGACAGTGCTGAGTGACCAAATCTATGAGGAAGCGGCTCTGTTGGGAGGGGCGGTCGATTTCGTCGAAAAATCACGAAGTTTCTCCATAATTCTAAGACGTGTTGAAAATATACTGGATCGGCGTGAAGCCGCAGCCGGTGCCGACGCGCCTAAAAAGACCAACGTCGCTAGTGAGTTTAATCTCGGTGCCTTGCGGCTCGACAGCGCCTCGCGCCGGGGGTATTGGCGTGATCAGGAACTGGAACTGACGCTGACCGAGTTTGCCATCATCGAAGCCCTCGCCGGCCGTCGCGGCAAGGATGTTTCATACCGTGAGATCTATGATGTGGTGCGTGGCCGAGGCTTTCAAGCTGGCTTCGGCGGCGAAGGATACCGTGCCAACGTGCGGTCGGCGATCAAGCGCGTGCGCCAGAAATTCCGCGACCTGGATCCGGATTTTGACTGTATCGAGAATTACCCCGGATTTGGCTACCGTTGGAACACCGTGGACAATACCTAA
- a CDS encoding glycine zipper domain-containing protein, which translates to MSEAGMHSKRTATRRVCAAVAVLVIGFTTVPPTLADPPPWAPAHGWRAKHDKHHHDVAYIDRVDGNIFRCNSDAVGAAIGAVAGGAIGSTVKGSGRTAAIIGGAVLGAIIGGHLGREVDKVDRACTAQGLTRLKDGEMIRWENTQTRRSYALRPISTYSADDGRVCRRYVIQAGGDDERYERLACRGDDDVWHVPG; encoded by the coding sequence ATGTCTGAGGCTGGAATGCATAGTAAACGCACCGCGACGCGCCGGGTTTGCGCAGCGGTGGCGGTGCTTGTCATCGGCTTCACAACTGTCCCGCCGACGCTGGCCGACCCGCCCCCCTGGGCGCCGGCACACGGTTGGCGCGCCAAACACGACAAGCACCATCACGATGTGGCCTATATCGACCGGGTCGACGGCAATATTTTCCGCTGCAACAGCGATGCCGTTGGCGCCGCCATAGGCGCGGTCGCAGGCGGTGCGATTGGCTCGACGGTCAAGGGTTCCGGGCGAACGGCTGCGATCATCGGCGGTGCCGTGCTAGGCGCAATAATCGGTGGGCATCTCGGTCGCGAAGTGGATAAGGTTGACCGTGCCTGCACGGCGCAGGGTCTGACGCGCCTCAAAGATGGCGAGATGATCCGCTGGGAGAATACGCAAACGCGACGCAGTTACGCACTTCGGCCAATTTCAACCTACTCGGCCGATGATGGGCGAGTCTGCCGACGTTACGTCATCCAGGCGGGTGGCGACGACGAGCGATACGAGCGTCTGGCTTGCCGGGGTGATGACGATGTTTGGCATGTCCCTGGGTGA
- a CDS encoding succinylglutamate desuccinylase/aspartoacylase domain-containing protein — MPKNPIFSEIDLDGNGRQSGYLALTHSVHRSAYGYIPIPIASLKNGPGPTVLLMAGNHGDEYEGQVLISELIRTLDLEDITGQLLLLPMANFPAAAAGLRTSPIDDGNLNRSFPGNPRGTVTEIIAHFIESELIARADFMVDLHSGGSSLLYRPSLLLPWNDGDEINNRKKALIEAFGLPQTLLLRRNSEGWYSSSAALRQDTLSLTTELGGGGFVGQEALRLGRAGLLRVLEEMGLYHGPQPDRDFRETPQIFQSDSYVFANEAGLVELLVEPGDKVTAGQPAARLHQTETPGRDPIELAFEEAGIVLAKRVPARCLRGDCLFHVGTP; from the coding sequence ATGCCAAAGAACCCCATCTTCAGCGAAATCGACCTTGACGGTAACGGGCGGCAGTCGGGCTATCTGGCTTTGACTCATTCGGTCCACCGCTCGGCTTACGGTTATATTCCGATCCCCATCGCCTCGCTGAAGAACGGACCGGGCCCGACCGTGCTTTTGATGGCTGGCAACCATGGTGATGAATACGAAGGTCAGGTTCTGATTTCGGAGTTGATCCGCACCCTCGACCTGGAGGACATCACCGGTCAGTTGCTGCTCCTGCCCATGGCAAACTTCCCCGCGGCGGCGGCCGGACTACGCACCTCGCCGATCGATGACGGAAACTTAAACCGTAGTTTTCCCGGTAACCCACGCGGTACGGTTACAGAGATCATTGCCCACTTCATCGAATCCGAACTGATTGCACGCGCCGATTTCATGGTCGACCTGCATTCGGGCGGTAGCTCCCTGCTCTATCGCCCGTCGTTGCTCCTTCCCTGGAACGACGGCGACGAGATCAACAACAGGAAGAAAGCACTCATTGAAGCCTTCGGCTTGCCTCAGACTTTGTTGCTCCGCCGCAATTCTGAAGGTTGGTATTCCTCCTCTGCGGCGCTACGCCAGGACACGCTCTCGCTCACGACCGAACTCGGCGGCGGCGGTTTCGTTGGGCAGGAAGCGCTTCGTTTGGGACGTGCGGGCCTATTGCGCGTCCTAGAGGAGATGGGCCTGTACCACGGCCCTCAACCCGACCGGGATTTTCGAGAAACGCCGCAGATCTTCCAGAGTGATTCCTATGTCTTTGCGAATGAAGCGGGACTGGTCGAGCTGCTGGTCGAACCGGGTGATAAGGTGACGGCGGGGCAACCCGCTGCCCGTCTCCACCAAACCGAGACACCCGGGCGCGATCCGATTGAACTGGCCTTCGAAGAGGCGGGAATCGTTCTGGCCAAACGTGTGCCCGCCAGATGCCTGCGCGGCGATTGCCTGTTTCACGTAGGCACCCCTTGA
- a CDS encoding aspartate kinase — MHSDNASPGRGYHSVHKIGGTSMADTKAVLENIFLGKRSRQQIYGRIFVVSAYSGFTDLLLENKKTGEPGVFHLYAGSDSDWAWGDALTAVADQMYRRNREIFGSSPEQKIADAFIRERIEGTRSCLMDLHRLCAFGHFKLQEHLDTVREMLSALGELHSAHNTVLLLKKEGVNAVLVDLSGWRDPDSLNLDERITQALAGRDLARELPIVTGYAQAQDGMMRRYGRGYSEVTFSRIAYVTKAREAVIHKEYHLSSGDPKIIGADRVRPIGRTNYDVADQLSNMGMEAIHPRAAKALRQRGIPLRVVNTFEPDHPGTAIEDGWLPDTTGPEIITGISSAMEIEVFDQDHVGQPGSEEPIVTALSRFKIPTVTKSINANCVTHYVTAPLKQVRRAIAVIEAARPEAKIRTQKVAIVSVIGARLDAAPLFSEAVAALQKGGVRPLASICPSRAVDLQFVLSEEDYEKAIRLLHHALMEERAARSASTLAA, encoded by the coding sequence ATGCACTCCGATAACGCGTCACCCGGACGCGGGTACCACAGTGTTCACAAAATTGGCGGCACCTCGATGGCCGATACGAAAGCGGTGCTTGAGAACATCTTTCTCGGGAAGCGCTCTCGGCAGCAGATTTATGGGCGAATCTTCGTGGTTTCAGCTTACAGCGGCTTCACCGACTTGCTGCTTGAAAACAAAAAGACCGGCGAGCCGGGTGTCTTTCACCTCTACGCCGGATCCGACTCGGATTGGGCGTGGGGTGATGCGCTCACAGCCGTAGCCGATCAGATGTATCGCCGTAACCGTGAAATTTTTGGATCGAGCCCGGAACAGAAAATTGCGGACGCTTTTATCCGGGAGCGCATCGAGGGTACGCGTTCCTGTTTAATGGACCTTCACCGGCTTTGTGCATTTGGTCACTTCAAGTTGCAGGAGCACTTGGACACCGTGCGGGAAATGTTGAGTGCTCTGGGCGAGCTTCATAGCGCACACAACACGGTGCTGCTGCTGAAGAAGGAGGGCGTCAATGCCGTGCTGGTCGATCTCTCGGGATGGCGTGACCCCGACTCCTTGAACCTGGATGAACGAATCACACAGGCACTGGCGGGGCGCGATCTTGCACGCGAGCTTCCTATCGTGACCGGGTACGCGCAGGCCCAAGATGGGATGATGCGCCGCTATGGCCGGGGCTACAGCGAGGTGACGTTCTCGCGGATCGCTTATGTCACCAAGGCACGAGAAGCGGTCATTCACAAAGAATATCACTTAAGCAGCGGCGACCCGAAAATCATTGGCGCCGACCGTGTCCGACCCATCGGGCGCACCAACTACGACGTAGCCGACCAACTCTCCAACATGGGAATGGAAGCGATTCATCCGCGTGCCGCCAAGGCCTTGCGCCAACGTGGTATCCCGTTGCGTGTGGTCAACACCTTCGAGCCGGATCACCCCGGCACCGCTATCGAGGACGGCTGGTTACCCGATACCACCGGCCCAGAGATCATCACCGGAATATCTTCCGCAATGGAAATTGAGGTCTTCGACCAGGATCATGTCGGACAACCGGGGTCAGAAGAACCGATCGTGACGGCGCTCAGTCGATTCAAAATTCCTACCGTTACCAAGTCCATCAACGCGAACTGCGTCACTCACTACGTAACAGCACCGTTGAAGCAGGTACGTCGCGCGATTGCTGTCATTGAGGCCGCACGGCCGGAGGCGAAGATAAGAACCCAGAAGGTAGCAATCGTCTCGGTCATAGGCGCCAGACTCGATGCGGCTCCGTTGTTCAGTGAAGCCGTCGCCGCCCTTCAGAAAGGCGGCGTGCGGCCACTGGCCAGCATCTGTCCCAGCCGCGCCGTCGATCTACAGTTCGTGCTGTCGGAAGAAGACTATGAAAAAGCCATCCGCCTTTTGCACCATGCGCTCATGGAAGAGCGGGCCGCGCGAAGCGCGTCCACGCTCGCAGCCTGA
- a CDS encoding ectoine synthase produces MIVRTLKEAEASDRRVTTETWESTRLLLANDKMGFSFHVTTIFAGTETPIWYKNHLEAVYCIEGEGEIETTSDGQIYPIQPGTIYALDKNDKHLLRATSELKLACVFNPPINGREVHDADGAYALGAEPLAEDA; encoded by the coding sequence ATGATCGTACGTACCCTCAAGGAAGCCGAAGCCAGCGATCGCCGGGTCACCACCGAGACTTGGGAATCCACTCGGTTGCTTTTGGCCAACGATAAGATGGGGTTCTCATTTCATGTGACGACGATCTTCGCGGGCACCGAGACGCCTATCTGGTACAAGAACCACCTGGAAGCCGTTTACTGCATCGAAGGCGAAGGGGAGATCGAAACGACTTCCGATGGTCAAATCTATCCGATCCAACCGGGCACCATCTACGCGCTCGACAAAAACGACAAGCACCTCCTGAGGGCGACCAGCGAGTTGAAGCTGGCTTGTGTGTTTAACCCGCCCATCAACGGCCGGGAAGTGCACGACGCCGATGGCGCTTACGCACTAGGTGCCGAACCGCTTGCCGAGGATGCCTGA
- the ectB gene encoding diaminobutyrate--2-oxoglutarate transaminase: MSTLEETSIQNSKSIFKRRESEVQSYARSFPTVFDKAQGAWLTDTDGKRYLDFLCGAGSLNYGHNDPDMTEALVHYIQANGITQGLDMHTRAKRRFLESFEQLILQPRGLDYVVQFTGPTGANAVEAALKLARRIKGREGVISFTNGFHGVTLGALAVTGNEHHRAAAGVPLGNSPTVPFDGYLGEGVDTTEYLDQVLSDGSSGVTLPAAVIVECLQGEGGLNVAGSEWLRNLERVCRKHDMLLIVDDIQAGCGRTGDFFSFEEARIEPDIITLSKSLSGMGLPMAVTLIRRALDVWEPGEHNGTFRGNNHAFVTGAAALEKFWGGNSFAPEVRRKGALVRDRFTAIADAWPQACVEVRGRGMMQGVAMTSGSQAADICSAAFRNGLVIETSGADGEVVKCLAALTTSEDELNQGFDILEAAFTEVLGQRECHRETTAAA; encoded by the coding sequence ATGTCCACACTCGAAGAAACCTCGATCCAGAACTCGAAATCGATCTTCAAGCGACGCGAGTCGGAGGTCCAATCCTATGCACGGTCCTTTCCGACGGTGTTTGATAAAGCACAAGGCGCTTGGCTTACAGATACCGACGGCAAACGTTACCTGGATTTCCTCTGCGGTGCCGGCAGCTTGAACTATGGCCACAATGACCCTGATATGACCGAGGCGCTGGTCCACTATATCCAGGCTAACGGCATCACGCAGGGGCTGGATATGCATACCCGCGCCAAGCGTCGGTTTCTGGAAAGCTTTGAGCAGCTGATCCTCCAGCCGCGTGGTTTGGATTACGTGGTGCAGTTCACCGGCCCGACCGGCGCGAACGCCGTGGAGGCGGCCTTGAAACTGGCGCGCCGGATCAAGGGGCGCGAAGGCGTCATTAGTTTTACGAACGGTTTCCACGGCGTAACGCTCGGCGCGCTCGCAGTGACCGGGAACGAGCATCATCGGGCAGCCGCGGGCGTGCCGCTTGGAAACTCCCCAACCGTGCCGTTTGACGGGTACTTAGGGGAGGGCGTCGATACGACCGAATATCTCGACCAGGTTCTGAGCGATGGCTCCAGCGGCGTGACATTGCCTGCCGCCGTGATCGTCGAGTGCCTGCAAGGCGAAGGCGGGTTGAATGTTGCTGGTAGCGAATGGTTGCGCAACCTGGAACGGGTTTGCCGCAAGCACGACATGCTGCTGATCGTCGATGACATCCAGGCCGGATGTGGCAGGACGGGCGATTTCTTCAGCTTCGAGGAAGCTCGGATCGAGCCGGACATTATAACGCTATCCAAATCGTTGTCGGGCATGGGTTTGCCGATGGCAGTCACGCTGATCCGACGCGCGCTCGATGTATGGGAGCCTGGCGAGCACAATGGCACTTTCCGGGGCAACAACCATGCCTTCGTAACCGGCGCGGCGGCTTTGGAAAAATTCTGGGGCGGCAATAGCTTCGCACCGGAGGTGCGCCGCAAGGGCGCGCTCGTCCGGGATCGCTTCACCGCCATAGCGGATGCTTGGCCGCAAGCCTGTGTGGAAGTGCGCGGTCGGGGTATGATGCAGGGCGTCGCGATGACGTCCGGCAGCCAGGCAGCCGACATTTGCTCGGCTGCATTCCGCAATGGCTTGGTGATCGAAACCAGCGGTGCAGACGGCGAAGTGGTCAAGTGTCTGGCGGCTCTGACGACATCGGAGGACGAGCTGAATCAGGGCTTCGACATTCTGGAAGCGGCCTTCACCGAGGTGCTGGGCCAAAGAGAATGTCACCGGGAAACGACCGCGGCGGCTTGA
- the ectA gene encoding diaminobutyrate acetyltransferase: MTLQRDKKAPELSDARPSLDSSNQTALHRSLQSQIVLRSPTAGDGAAVNDLIERCAPLDENSIYCNLLQCSHFNETCVLAEAEDKVLGFVSGYLLPRDDETLFIWQVAVDKRARGRKLAQSMILELLHRPACLNVSGLQTTITPTNKASQALFSTLAEQLDAPVEQRILFDRERHFGGDQQSEVLWDIGPFDPEAVVLPSDTLGAQSVGRAA, encoded by the coding sequence ATGACCCTCCAACGTGACAAGAAGGCACCCGAGCTTTCGGATGCCCGCCCATCCCTAGACTCCTCAAACCAGACTGCCCTCCATAGATCGCTTCAAAGCCAGATAGTCTTGAGATCGCCAACGGCCGGCGATGGCGCTGCTGTCAACGACTTGATCGAGCGCTGCGCGCCATTGGACGAGAACTCCATCTACTGCAATCTTCTGCAGTGCTCTCACTTCAATGAAACCTGCGTGCTTGCCGAAGCGGAGGACAAGGTGCTGGGCTTCGTGTCCGGCTATCTCCTGCCTCGCGATGACGAAACCTTGTTTATCTGGCAGGTGGCGGTGGATAAGCGCGCACGGGGCCGCAAACTGGCACAGTCCATGATTCTGGAGCTATTGCACCGTCCGGCCTGTTTGAACGTTTCCGGTTTGCAGACCACCATCACGCCCACGAACAAAGCGTCGCAGGCGCTATTCTCCACGCTTGCAGAGCAGCTTGACGCTCCAGTCGAGCAACGGATTCTTTTTGATCGCGAGCGGCATTTCGGCGGCGATCAGCAGAGTGAGGTCTTGTGGGATATCGGACCTTTCGATCCAGAGGCTGTTGTGTTGCCATCTGACACCTTGGGCGCTCAGTCAGTCGGGCGTGCTGCCTGA
- a CDS encoding MarR family winged helix-turn-helix transcriptional regulator has product MQKRDGKSTGSKGESPAEIMACTCANFRRVARVVTQSYDAALRPVKLKATQFTLLGTLSLAGEVPITRLAALMVMDRTTLTRNLQPLVRRGLIEVEQGQGSDQRVHKVRLTDDGRALFEEAKPLWRTVQNRFSEGFGPERWNGLLGDLKDVISMAKQPRV; this is encoded by the coding sequence ATGCAGAAGCGAGACGGCAAATCGACGGGAAGCAAGGGCGAATCACCCGCAGAAATCATGGCTTGCACCTGCGCCAATTTTCGCCGTGTGGCCCGGGTGGTTACCCAGTCCTATGATGCGGCGCTGCGGCCGGTGAAGCTGAAAGCGACACAGTTCACGCTGTTGGGGACCCTGAGCCTCGCGGGAGAGGTGCCGATCACGCGTTTGGCCGCGTTGATGGTCATGGATCGCACGACCTTGACCCGCAATCTGCAGCCATTGGTGCGGCGCGGTTTGATTGAAGTCGAACAAGGCCAGGGTAGCGATCAGCGCGTGCACAAGGTGCGCCTAACCGATGACGGAAGGGCGTTGTTCGAAGAAGCAAAGCCGCTGTGGCGGACGGTGCAGAATCGCTTCTCGGAGGGATTCGGGCCAGAACGTTGGAACGGACTGCTTGGTGATCTCAAAGACGTAATCTCGATGGCGAAACAACCCCGAGTCTGA
- a CDS encoding adenylate/guanylate cyclase domain-containing protein, producing the protein MAAIVAADMVGYSKLMEHDEAGTHARLKAHRIELINPVIDRTGGNIIKTTGDGMLIEFPSVVDALACAVEIQTRMARRNSDLPETSRIEFRIGINLGDVIVDEDDIFGDGVNLAARLEQCADPGGICVSQVVYDQVQGRIEVAFEDMGERTVKNISRPLRMYRVVLDAPASSSPGKPEKPRGEDTSVSKPSIAVLPLENMSGDPEQEFFTDGLTEDIITELARFHELLVISRNSTFTYKGKASNLKTVAKELNVDYILEGSVRKAGDRIRVTVQLIEADEDRHIWAERYDRKLEDVFAIQDEITTAIVSTLFRRVEDATQRRAKVKPTENMQAYECVLGAKVLHHRSTRADNLAAQELINRAIGLDPGYAHAHSWRACILGQSWVHDWCEDRDATWNAVQDELRTALSLDDNDGDVHRILAAVAVASDDLEKARFHQDRALSLNPNYDLVVVQQGELLTWAGKPEDGIEWILKAMRISPYHPERFWGHLARAQFAAERYGDAIASLKHITGCDAQAHALYAAAYARMGETVAAKAHAAEALKCDPKMTLETCAAQLHYASQEERDEHLKALAEAGIPA; encoded by the coding sequence TTGGCCGCTATCGTCGCCGCTGACATGGTGGGCTACAGCAAGCTCATGGAGCACGATGAGGCGGGAACGCATGCGCGCCTGAAGGCGCATCGCATAGAGCTGATCAACCCCGTCATCGACAGAACCGGCGGCAATATCATCAAGACCACCGGCGACGGCATGCTGATTGAATTCCCCAGCGTCGTCGACGCTCTGGCCTGTGCCGTGGAGATCCAGACCCGCATGGCACGGCGCAACAGCGACCTGCCGGAGACCTCGCGAATTGAGTTCCGAATAGGCATTAACCTCGGTGATGTGATCGTCGACGAGGACGACATCTTCGGTGACGGCGTGAACCTCGCCGCCCGCCTGGAGCAGTGCGCCGACCCGGGCGGCATCTGCGTCAGCCAGGTTGTCTACGACCAGGTGCAGGGGCGGATCGAAGTTGCTTTCGAGGACATGGGCGAGCGCACCGTCAAGAATATCTCCCGGCCGCTCCGCATGTATCGTGTGGTGCTGGATGCGCCCGCCAGCAGCAGCCCCGGCAAGCCTGAGAAACCTCGGGGTGAAGACACCTCCGTCAGCAAGCCCTCCATCGCCGTGCTGCCGCTGGAGAACATGAGCGGCGACCCGGAACAGGAATTCTTCACCGATGGCCTGACCGAAGACATCATCACGGAACTGGCCCGGTTCCACGAGCTTCTGGTGATCTCGCGCAACTCGACCTTCACCTATAAAGGCAAGGCTTCAAACTTGAAGACCGTGGCTAAGGAACTGAACGTCGACTACATCCTGGAAGGGAGCGTACGCAAGGCAGGCGACCGGATCCGCGTGACCGTGCAGCTGATTGAAGCAGACGAGGACCGGCATATTTGGGCGGAGCGCTACGACCGCAAGCTGGAGGACGTGTTCGCGATCCAGGACGAAATCACCACCGCCATCGTCTCCACGCTTTTCCGGCGGGTCGAAGACGCCACCCAGCGGCGCGCGAAGGTCAAACCAACGGAAAATATGCAAGCCTACGAGTGCGTCCTGGGCGCAAAGGTGCTGCACCACCGTTCGACGCGAGCGGATAACCTGGCGGCGCAGGAATTGATAAACCGCGCCATCGGACTGGACCCCGGCTACGCCCACGCGCATTCCTGGCGTGCCTGCATTCTGGGACAGTCCTGGGTCCATGATTGGTGCGAGGACCGTGATGCGACCTGGAACGCCGTTCAGGACGAGCTTAGGACCGCCTTGTCACTGGACGACAACGACGGCGACGTTCACCGGATCCTGGCGGCGGTCGCCGTTGCTTCCGACGACCTGGAAAAAGCCCGGTTTCACCAGGACCGGGCGCTCAGCCTCAACCCCAACTACGATCTCGTCGTCGTTCAACAGGGCGAGTTGCTGACCTGGGCGGGAAAGCCCGAGGACGGCATCGAGTGGATTCTCAAGGCCATGCGCATCAGCCCCTATCACCCCGAGCGATTCTGGGGTCATCTGGCACGGGCACAGTTCGCCGCAGAGCGCTACGGCGACGCCATCGCCTCCTTGAAGCACATCACCGGCTGCGACGCTCAGGCCCATGCCCTCTATGCCGCCGCCTACGCGCGCATGGGCGAAACCGTGGCCGCCAAGGCGCACGCCGCGGAGGCGCTGAAATGTGACCCTAAAATGACCCTGGAAACTTGCGCCGCCCAGCTTCATTACGCCAGCCAGGAGGAACGCGACGAACACCTCAAGGCACTGGCGGAGGCCGGTATCCCGGCCTGA
- a CDS encoding glycosyltransferase family 39 protein has product MARDLCCRGSCRSIGELRKIETEPTSEAGKSNWKNAINVVGVFSVLLKISLIFQTLGTNDVLYWAQFSDFTRNNSIVSIYSDIWYFNHPPLMAVVIWFLGAVSGESLWLFSALLRMMSVIADFGSLWLVWALGSLLLGPIRGVLTAALFALSPVMLLVSGVHGNTDPIFMFLVFLAVYVVVFKRAYFLAGLALGLALNIKIVPLIVLPAFIFCLPSWRARFRFVLGTLWPLAVGYLLPVYLAGPDLIRNIFVYKGTSGFWGIGWFFPAWREALLPILLIAIVSLSWLSSFRPGQPSRSESGSTLVKAVNLTFLIFMVLSPASAAQYLTWLAIPMALSGPVIQVGYSLVAGLYLLSFYAHYLGTGLVPVFFHHLGENTDLAVKYAALQSEFSWTTWDQFLVLEELPLAPVLWGFLMVLMILNCSRIVYDLVFKNPESRTYVMSRLGKFLKPS; this is encoded by the coding sequence GTGGCTCGCGATCTCTGCTGTCGTGGCAGCTGTCGTTCGATTGGTGAATTGAGGAAGATAGAAACAGAGCCCACAAGTGAGGCAGGAAAATCAAACTGGAAAAATGCCATTAATGTCGTTGGGGTTTTTTCCGTTCTACTTAAAATCTCTCTAATATTTCAAACATTGGGGACAAATGACGTCCTTTATTGGGCGCAGTTCAGCGATTTTACGCGCAATAATTCAATCGTCAGCATTTATTCGGATATCTGGTACTTCAATCACCCGCCATTGATGGCGGTCGTCATATGGTTTCTTGGCGCTGTTTCCGGTGAGAGTCTGTGGCTGTTTTCGGCGCTGCTCAGGATGATGTCGGTGATCGCCGACTTTGGCAGCCTCTGGCTTGTTTGGGCTTTGGGCTCGCTCCTATTAGGGCCAATCCGAGGCGTGCTTACGGCTGCGCTTTTTGCCCTGTCGCCAGTGATGCTGCTCGTGAGCGGCGTGCATGGAAACACCGATCCAATTTTCATGTTTTTGGTATTCTTGGCGGTCTATGTCGTAGTGTTCAAGCGAGCCTATTTTCTGGCGGGACTGGCGCTCGGTTTGGCTTTGAATATCAAAATCGTTCCTTTGATAGTGCTGCCTGCTTTTATCTTTTGCTTGCCAAGTTGGCGGGCGCGTTTCAGGTTTGTGCTTGGCACGTTATGGCCGCTGGCGGTTGGGTATTTGCTCCCCGTTTACCTTGCGGGCCCTGATCTCATTCGGAACATTTTTGTGTATAAAGGTACAAGCGGGTTTTGGGGAATCGGTTGGTTCTTCCCCGCGTGGCGTGAAGCCCTGTTGCCAATTCTTTTGATTGCGATCGTTTCTCTTTCCTGGTTATCAAGTTTTCGGCCTGGACAGCCCAGCCGATCCGAGAGCGGCAGCACACTTGTAAAGGCTGTTAATCTGACGTTTCTAATCTTCATGGTATTGTCGCCAGCCTCTGCTGCACAATACCTCACATGGTTGGCGATACCTATGGCGCTTTCGGGGCCAGTAATACAAGTGGGATATTCACTCGTCGCCGGCCTTTATCTCCTGTCATTCTATGCCCACTATCTTGGGACAGGTTTAGTGCCGGTTTTCTTCCATCACCTTGGGGAGAATACAGACCTGGCAGTGAAGTATGCCGCGCTGCAGTCAGAATTTTCCTGGACCACTTGGGATCAATTCTTGGTGCTTGAGGAATTGCCGTTGGCCCCCGTTCTTTGGGGATTTCTCATGGTCCTAATGATCTTGAACTGTTCCCGTATCGTCTATGATCTCGTGTTCAAGAACCCGGAGTCGCGAACCTACGTGATGTCGCGGTTGGGGAAGTTCCTCAAACCATCTTGA